The Gymnodinialimonas sp. 57CJ19 genome includes a window with the following:
- the rplQ gene encoding 50S ribosomal protein L17 → MRHARGYRRLNRTHEHRKAMFSNMCGSLIEHEQIKTTLPKAKELRPIIEKMITLAKRGDLHARRQAASQLKQDKDVAKLFEVLGPRYAERQGGYVRIMKAGFRFGDMAPMAIIEFVDRDVDAKGAADRARVEAEADAE, encoded by the coding sequence ATGCGTCACGCCCGCGGATACCGCCGCCTGAACCGGACCCACGAACACCGCAAAGCGATGTTCTCGAACATGTGCGGCTCGCTCATCGAGCACGAACAAATCAAAACCACGCTGCCCAAGGCAAAAGAACTGCGTCCCATCATCGAAAAGATGATCACGCTTGCCAAACGCGGCGACCTGCACGCGCGCCGTCAGGCCGCATCGCAATTGAAGCAGGACAAGGACGTCGCCAAGCTGTTCGAAGTTCTCGGGCCTCGCTACGCCGAGCGTCAGGGTGGCTACGTACGCATCATGAAAGCGGGCTTCCGCTTCGGTGACATGGCGCCCATGGCGATCATCGAATTCGTGGACCGTGACGTGGATGCCAAAGGCGCCGCGGACCGTGCCCGTGTTGAAGCAGAGGCCGACGCGGAATAA
- a CDS encoding amino acid ABC transporter substrate-binding protein: MKKSVFLGTLAVAGVAAGFASAQTLGDVQERGTLNCGVSTGLTGFSSADANGVWQGFDVAYCRAVAAAVLGDADAVSFTPTTGQTRFTALASGEIDILARNTTWTFSRDVDLSFEFVGVNYYDGQGFMVPRELGVSSALELDGATVCIQTGTTTELNLADFFSGNNMSYEPVPVETNAEAQQQYLAGACDVYTTDASGLAATRATFEDPSAHVVLPEIISKEPLGPLVRHGDNEWADIARWTLNALIAAEELGVTSANAGEIGGTTENPEIGRLLGTEGNLGEMLGLDADWAARAIAASGNYAEIFEGNIGESTPIGIARGLNAQWTDGGLLYAPPFR; the protein is encoded by the coding sequence ATGAAAAAATCAGTATTTCTCGGCACTCTCGCCGTTGCTGGCGTAGCCGCTGGCTTCGCTTCGGCGCAGACACTGGGCGATGTTCAAGAGCGAGGCACACTTAACTGTGGTGTTTCGACAGGTCTGACGGGCTTCTCGTCCGCTGACGCGAATGGCGTATGGCAAGGCTTTGACGTTGCGTACTGCCGCGCTGTCGCAGCAGCCGTTCTGGGCGACGCAGATGCTGTAAGCTTCACGCCAACAACGGGCCAAACACGCTTTACCGCTCTGGCCTCCGGCGAGATCGACATTCTGGCACGTAACACAACGTGGACATTCTCCCGTGACGTTGACCTGTCGTTCGAATTTGTCGGCGTGAACTACTATGACGGTCAGGGCTTCATGGTCCCCCGTGAGTTGGGCGTGTCTTCCGCACTTGAGCTGGATGGCGCAACTGTCTGCATTCAGACCGGTACAACAACCGAGCTGAACTTGGCTGACTTCTTCTCTGGCAACAACATGAGCTACGAGCCTGTTCCAGTTGAGACCAACGCCGAAGCACAGCAGCAGTACCTTGCTGGCGCATGTGACGTTTACACAACGGACGCATCCGGCCTTGCCGCTACACGCGCGACGTTTGAAGATCCATCGGCACACGTTGTTCTGCCCGAGATCATCTCCAAAGAGCCACTCGGCCCGCTGGTACGTCACGGTGACAATGAGTGGGCAGATATCGCTCGCTGGACACTGAACGCCCTGATCGCTGCTGAAGAGCTGGGTGTAACGTCGGCAAACGCCGGTGAAATCGGTGGCACTACCGAGAACCCAGAAATCGGTCGCCTGCTGGGCACCGAGGGCAACCTCGGCGAGATGCTTGGCCTGGACGCCGATTGGGCCGCCCGTGCTATCGCAGCTTCCGGTAACTATGCCGAGATCTTCGAAGGCAACATCGGTGAATCCACTCCGATCGGTATTGCGCGTGGTCTGAACGCTCAATGGACCGACGGTGGCCTGCTGTACGCACCACCTTTCCGCTAA
- a CDS encoding RluA family pseudouridine synthase, translating to MSGVQTLEVGPDDGDQRLDRWFRRIFPHVPQGRIEKMCRKGEIRVDGGRVKSNTRLEVGQMVRIPPLPDAADPKADPATWVNRESRISDADAEMIQKAVIYRDDHIIAINKPAGLPTQGGTGQTRHVDGLAEALKFGFEDKPRLVHRLDKDTSGVLLMARTRMGAKALTDAFRLRSTRKIYWAAVAGSPLPRMGTIKLGLVKAPGHGRGGENEKMRAVPVHEIPHTEGAKRAETDYAVMSNLAGRVCWCALVPITGRTHQLRAHMAEIGHPIIGDGKYGGSGQENLGDGWGAQLGGDISRKLHLHARSLSFRHPMTNAQINLVAPLSSHMAKTWETLGWDPRDVPADPFEDDEF from the coding sequence ATGAGTGGTGTTCAAACACTGGAAGTCGGGCCGGACGATGGCGATCAGCGGCTGGATCGCTGGTTCCGTCGCATCTTCCCCCACGTCCCCCAAGGCCGGATTGAAAAGATGTGCCGCAAGGGCGAAATCCGCGTCGATGGTGGCCGGGTGAAATCCAACACGCGCTTGGAAGTCGGACAGATGGTGCGCATTCCGCCGCTGCCTGATGCTGCCGATCCCAAGGCCGACCCCGCGACTTGGGTGAACCGCGAAAGCCGCATCAGCGACGCCGATGCCGAGATGATCCAAAAGGCCGTCATCTACCGCGATGACCATATCATTGCGATCAACAAGCCTGCGGGCCTGCCGACCCAAGGTGGCACCGGCCAAACGCGCCATGTGGATGGCTTGGCCGAGGCGCTTAAATTCGGGTTCGAGGACAAGCCGCGGCTTGTGCATCGGCTCGACAAAGACACCTCTGGCGTCTTGTTGATGGCGCGGACGCGAATGGGGGCCAAAGCGCTGACCGATGCGTTCCGCCTGCGCTCTACCCGCAAGATCTATTGGGCCGCCGTCGCGGGCAGCCCTCTGCCACGTATGGGCACGATCAAGCTCGGTCTCGTGAAAGCCCCCGGCCACGGTCGCGGCGGCGAGAACGAGAAGATGCGTGCCGTTCCCGTGCACGAAATTCCCCATACCGAGGGCGCCAAACGGGCCGAGACGGATTACGCCGTCATGTCCAACCTTGCGGGCCGTGTGTGTTGGTGCGCCTTGGTGCCGATCACCGGACGTACGCACCAGCTACGCGCCCATATGGCCGAGATCGGGCATCCGATTATCGGCGACGGTAAATACGGCGGCAGCGGGCAGGAAAACCTTGGCGATGGCTGGGGCGCACAACTGGGCGGCGACATCAGCCGCAAGCTGCACTTGCACGCGCGATCCTTGTCGTTCCGCCACCCGATGACAAACGCCCAGATCAATCTGGTAGCCCCCCTGTCGTCACATATGGCAAAAACCTGGGAGACCCTTGGTTGGGACCCGCGCGACGTGCCGGCTGATCCGTTTGAGGATGACGAATTTTGA
- a CDS encoding DNA-directed RNA polymerase subunit alpha translates to MIHKNWQELIKPTQLVVQPGNDPARKATVVAEPLERGFGLTLGNALRRVLMSSLQGAAITSVQIDGVLHEFSSVAGVREDVTDIVLNLKGVAIRMDAEGPKRVSISAKGPRVVTAGDISESAGIEVLNKDHVICHLDDGADLYIELTVNTGKGYVAADKNRPEDAPIGLIPIDAIYSPVKKVSYDVQPTREGQVLDYDKLTLKLETDGSLSPDDAVAYAARIIQDQLSIFVNFDEPESATRQDDEDDLEFNPLLLKKVDELELSVRSANCLKNDNIVYIGDLIQKTEAEMLRTPNFGRKSLNEIKEVLSGMGLHLGMDIVDWPPDNIEELAKKYEDNF, encoded by the coding sequence ATGATCCATAAAAATTGGCAAGAGCTTATCAAGCCCACTCAGCTGGTTGTTCAGCCGGGCAATGATCCTGCGCGCAAGGCAACCGTGGTTGCAGAACCGCTGGAGCGTGGCTTCGGCCTGACGCTTGGCAACGCGCTGCGGCGTGTTCTGATGTCGTCGCTGCAAGGCGCGGCGATCACCAGCGTTCAAATCGACGGCGTCCTGCACGAGTTTTCCAGCGTCGCTGGCGTTCGTGAAGATGTTACCGACATTGTGCTGAACCTTAAGGGTGTTGCGATCCGTATGGACGCAGAAGGCCCCAAGCGTGTGTCGATCTCTGCCAAGGGCCCTCGGGTCGTGACGGCAGGCGACATCTCTGAGTCCGCAGGTATCGAGGTTCTGAACAAGGACCACGTGATCTGCCACCTCGACGACGGTGCCGATCTCTACATCGAGCTGACGGTTAACACCGGCAAAGGCTACGTGGCTGCTGACAAGAACCGCCCCGAAGACGCGCCCATCGGCCTGATACCGATTGATGCGATCTACTCGCCGGTCAAGAAAGTGTCCTACGACGTGCAACCGACCCGTGAAGGTCAGGTTCTCGACTATGACAAGCTGACGTTGAAGCTGGAAACCGACGGCTCCCTGAGTCCTGACGATGCCGTGGCCTACGCTGCGCGGATCATCCAGGACCAGCTGTCGATCTTCGTGAACTTCGATGAGCCCGAGTCCGCGACCCGTCAGGACGACGAAGACGATCTGGAATTCAACCCGCTTCTGCTGAAGAAGGTTGATGAACTGGAACTGTCTGTGCGTTCGGCCAACTGCCTGAAGAACGACAATATAGTGTATATTGGCGATCTCATCCAGAAGACCGAAGCCGAGATGCTGCGCACCCCGAACTTCGGCCGCAAATCCTTGAACGAGATCAAGGAAGTGCTGTCCGGCATGGGTCTGCACCTGGGCATGGATATCGTTGACTGGCCGCCCGACAACATTGAAGAGCTGGCCAAGAAGTACGAAGACAACTTCTGA
- a CDS encoding autoinducer binding domain-containing protein, whose translation MTKAPVLDLLLHELSLAAPAGFAVGLHIRYVSPLIMVNTYPDIWQEVYTSKLYGLRDPTLAWGLSHTGTRRWSQIGLPDPFGILQESAEYGLKYGMIASIGPMSSRTIAGASRADREFGDDEMELIYRIVHRMHDLSEPPARLSKAQADALKCIAEGDRHAAAAAKLGISESAFKARLTSARQKLMARTTAEAVQRAKEYGLI comes from the coding sequence ATGACTAAAGCGCCGGTACTCGACTTGCTGCTGCACGAGTTGTCGCTAGCGGCACCTGCCGGTTTTGCCGTGGGCTTGCACATACGCTACGTGTCGCCATTGATCATGGTGAACACCTACCCCGATATCTGGCAGGAGGTTTACACATCTAAACTCTACGGTCTGAGGGACCCGACGCTAGCCTGGGGGTTAAGCCATACGGGAACCCGTCGTTGGAGCCAGATCGGCCTGCCTGATCCCTTCGGGATTTTGCAAGAATCGGCTGAGTACGGCCTCAAATACGGGATGATCGCCTCTATCGGACCGATGTCTTCACGCACCATCGCAGGGGCCAGCCGCGCAGACCGCGAGTTTGGCGACGACGAGATGGAGCTGATCTACCGGATCGTGCATCGCATGCACGATCTGTCGGAACCGCCTGCTCGACTAAGCAAAGCGCAAGCCGACGCCCTGAAATGCATCGCGGAGGGGGACCGCCATGCTGCTGCTGCCGCGAAGCTCGGTATATCCGAAAGCGCTTTCAAAGCGCGTCTGACGTCTGCTCGTCAAAAACTGATGGCTCGAACGACAGCAGAAGCTGTCCAACGGGCCAAGGAGTACGGATTGATTTGA
- a CDS encoding acyl-homoserine-lactone synthase, which produces MQMTTLSFENFHTHGPLFSNMLKARHRTFIEEMGWEIPSEGNMEFDQYDTAQSRWVCVHDGSRVLAGVRLTPTTASCGIYSYMVRDAQRGLLDAIPANLLDEDAPIAPHIWDANRLFVAEGVETDIRRDVQLSLMGHMVRSARELGATTLLGLLPIGIPRLGRRLGIDMEPGGPVMKIGGVAHRCYFVTMASKMH; this is translated from the coding sequence ATGCAAATGACGACCCTCTCGTTCGAGAACTTCCACACCCACGGCCCCCTCTTTAGCAATATGCTCAAGGCGCGCCACCGCACCTTTATCGAGGAAATGGGCTGGGAAATCCCCTCTGAAGGGAACATGGAATTCGACCAATACGACACCGCCCAAAGCCGATGGGTCTGTGTCCACGATGGCAGCCGAGTGCTCGCCGGTGTTCGCCTGACGCCCACCACGGCGTCTTGCGGTATCTACAGCTATATGGTCCGGGACGCGCAACGCGGCCTGCTCGATGCGATCCCCGCCAATCTTCTGGACGAAGATGCCCCAATCGCGCCCCACATCTGGGACGCCAACCGCCTGTTTGTGGCCGAAGGTGTCGAAACGGACATCCGCCGCGACGTGCAATTGTCCCTCATGGGCCATATGGTCCGCTCGGCCCGCGAACTGGGCGCCACAACGCTGCTCGGCCTCCTCCCCATCGGCATCCCGCGCCTCGGCCGCCGCCTCGGCATCGACATGGAGCCGGGCGGCCCAGTCATGAAAATCGGGGGCGTCGCGCATCGCTGCTACTTCGTCACCATGGCCTCCAAAATGCACTGA
- a CDS encoding ATP12 family protein — MTEWKAKRFWKTASVAEVEGGFRVLLDGRGVNTPGKQPLIMPTRAMAEAVAAEWDAQEEEIRPLTMPHTRSANSAIERVTPQLEAVSEMLLGYADTDLLCYRAEGPEALTQRQAAAWDPVLDWAAEEFGARLELRTGVMWVSQPDASIAALAKPLRAVAPFPMTALHDLVTLSGSLVLGLAVAHRHISAKEAWRLSRIDETWQMEQWGADEEAEEAAAIKEAQFLHADSFWKFCQPN; from the coding sequence ATGACCGAGTGGAAAGCCAAACGGTTCTGGAAAACGGCCAGTGTTGCCGAAGTGGAGGGCGGCTTCCGCGTCTTGTTGGATGGGCGCGGTGTCAACACGCCGGGCAAACAGCCCTTGATCATGCCCACCCGGGCCATGGCCGAGGCCGTCGCCGCAGAGTGGGACGCGCAGGAAGAAGAGATTCGGCCCCTGACCATGCCCCATACCAGATCGGCCAATTCCGCCATTGAACGGGTCACACCACAGCTTGAAGCGGTGTCGGAGATGCTGCTGGGATACGCGGACACCGATTTATTATGCTATCGGGCCGAGGGGCCGGAGGCGTTAACGCAACGTCAAGCAGCAGCATGGGATCCGGTTCTGGATTGGGCGGCAGAGGAATTTGGCGCCCGGCTGGAGCTTCGCACCGGGGTTATGTGGGTCAGCCAGCCTGACGCATCTATTGCCGCTTTGGCCAAGCCATTGCGTGCGGTCGCGCCCTTTCCGATGACCGCGCTTCACGATCTGGTGACGCTGTCGGGGTCGCTCGTGTTGGGCCTCGCCGTCGCTCACAGGCACATATCTGCCAAGGAAGCTTGGCGTTTGAGCCGAATCGATGAGACGTGGCAGATGGAGCAATGGGGCGCTGACGAGGAAGCAGAAGAGGCGGCGGCGATAAAAGAGGCGCAGTTTTTACACGCGGATAGTTTTTGGAAATTCTGTCAGCCCAACTAG
- the rpsK gene encoding 30S ribosomal protein S11, with translation MARDRRPAKKKVSKNIAAGVAHVNSSFNNTKILISDVQGNAISWSSAGTMGFKGSRKSTPFAAQMAAEDAGKKAQDHGVRTLDVEVQGPGSGRESALRALAALGFQISSIRDVTPMAHNGCRPPKRRRV, from the coding sequence ATGGCTCGCGATCGTCGCCCCGCAAAGAAGAAGGTCTCCAAGAACATCGCCGCAGGCGTTGCTCATGTGAACTCTTCGTTCAACAATACCAAAATCTTGATCTCTGATGTTCAGGGCAACGCCATTTCCTGGTCGTCCGCCGGCACCATGGGTTTCAAAGGTTCCCGTAAATCTACGCCTTTTGCTGCCCAGATGGCCGCAGAAGACGCAGGCAAGAAAGCACAAGACCACGGCGTTCGTACGCTGGACGTTGAAGTGCAGGGCCCTGGCTCTGGCCGTGAAAGCGCGCTGCGTGCTCTGGCTGCTCTGGGTTTCCAGATCTCGTCCATCCGCGACGTGACGCCTATGGCCCACAACGGCTGCCGCCCTCCGAAGCGTCGCCGCGTCTAA
- a CDS encoding ABC transporter permease subunit (The N-terminal region of this protein, as described by TIGR01726, is a three transmembrane segment that identifies a subfamily of ABC transporter permease subunits, which specificities that include histidine, arginine, glutamine, glutamate, L-cystine (sic), the opines (in Agrobacterium) octopine and nopaline, etc.): MATLSDPPQKSFHISQLIYDTRYRSTTIQVIAFILIMAGIWWLASNVVTNLATLGKDFDFSFLGNRAGYDINQMLIEYSNDSTHARAALVGILNTLLVAFLGCVTATIIGVTAGVLRLSKNWIVGRLMTVYVEGFRNIPLLLWIIVIFAVMTEATPQPRDFRGEDAEASMILWDSVAITNRGIFMPSPEWGANSMLLVAIFLASIVGIFVYRSMARKKQEQTGVQSPVFLVGLALFFIPTLIAYFILGRPVTLNYPELGGFNFSGGLQLRNSLIALWIALSLYTGAFIAEIVRAGILAVNKGQTEAASALGLRPNRTMNLVVLPQALRVIIPPLISQYLNLTKNSSLAIAVGYMDVRATLGGITINQTGRELEGMLLLGLFYLVTSLVISGGMNLYNNSVKLQER; this comes from the coding sequence ATGGCGACGCTATCTGACCCGCCGCAGAAATCCTTCCATATCAGTCAACTGATTTACGATACCCGCTACCGTTCGACGACTATTCAAGTGATCGCGTTCATCCTGATCATGGCGGGCATCTGGTGGTTGGCGAGTAATGTGGTCACGAACCTTGCGACGCTTGGCAAGGACTTCGACTTCAGTTTTCTGGGCAATCGCGCTGGTTACGACATCAACCAGATGCTGATTGAGTATTCCAACGATTCCACCCACGCGCGGGCCGCGCTGGTGGGCATCCTCAACACGCTTCTGGTCGCCTTCCTTGGCTGCGTCACGGCCACGATTATCGGGGTTACGGCGGGCGTATTGCGCTTGTCGAAAAACTGGATCGTCGGGCGCCTGATGACCGTCTATGTCGAGGGTTTCCGCAACATTCCCCTGCTGCTTTGGATCATCGTGATTTTCGCAGTCATGACCGAAGCCACGCCGCAGCCCCGCGATTTCCGGGGTGAGGATGCAGAGGCATCCATGATCCTCTGGGACAGCGTTGCCATCACCAACCGCGGCATCTTCATGCCTTCGCCTGAGTGGGGCGCGAATTCGATGCTGTTGGTTGCGATCTTTCTGGCATCCATCGTGGGCATTTTCGTCTACCGCTCCATGGCGCGAAAGAAGCAGGAACAAACCGGCGTGCAATCGCCTGTGTTCCTTGTCGGCTTGGCGCTATTCTTCATTCCAACGCTGATCGCCTATTTCATCTTGGGTCGTCCCGTTACCCTGAACTACCCTGAATTGGGTGGCTTCAACTTCAGCGGCGGCTTGCAGCTTCGCAACTCCCTCATCGCGCTTTGGATTGCCCTGTCGCTTTACACAGGTGCCTTCATCGCCGAGATCGTGCGGGCTGGTATTCTGGCGGTGAACAAGGGCCAGACCGAAGCGGCCTCTGCCCTGGGCCTGCGTCCGAACCGGACCATGAACCTTGTGGTTCTGCCACAGGCGTTGCGGGTGATTATCCCGCCGCTCATCTCGCAGTATCTGAACCTTACCAAGAACTCCTCGCTGGCGATCGCCGTGGGCTACATGGATGTCCGTGCGACCCTTGGCGGGATCACGATCAACCAAACCGGTCGAGAGCTTGAAGGGATGCTACTTCTGGGTCTGTTCTACCTGGTTACCTCTTTGGTGATTTCGGGGGGAATGAACCTCTACAACAACTCCGTCAAATTGCAGGAGCGTTGA
- a CDS encoding replication-associated recombination protein A codes for MADLFDTGAKAADTPKGPRPLADRLRPASLSEVIGQQHLLGPEGSLRVMLDSGALSSLIFWGPPGVGKTTIARLLADETALNFVQISAIFTGMPDLRKVFETAKIRHANGQGTLLFVDEIHRFNKAQQDGFLPHMEDGTILLVGATTENPSFELNAAVMSRSQVMVLERLSDDDLEALLQRAETELNRKLPLLPDARIALREMADGDGRAMLNLVEQVASWDVAPLDTKALGQRLQRRAAQYDKSGDAHYNLISALHKSVRGSDPDAALYWFARMLEGGEDPRYLARRLTRMAVEDIALADPQANRVCLDAWETYERLGSPEGELALSQAVVYLALAPKSNAAYVAYKTARASAKSTGSAMPPKNILNAPTSMMKEQGYGKGYEYDHDAEDGFSGANYFPETMSRPKFYEPKERGFERDLRKRVDWFEGLRAKRNR; via the coding sequence ATGGCTGATCTCTTCGACACAGGCGCAAAGGCTGCCGACACCCCCAAAGGCCCGCGCCCGCTTGCGGACCGGCTTCGTCCCGCGTCTCTGTCTGAGGTGATCGGGCAGCAACACCTTCTGGGCCCCGAGGGCTCGCTTCGGGTGATGCTGGACAGCGGTGCCTTGTCGTCGCTGATCTTCTGGGGTCCTCCCGGGGTTGGCAAAACCACCATCGCGCGGCTGTTGGCCGATGAAACCGCCCTGAACTTCGTCCAGATCAGCGCCATCTTCACCGGTATGCCGGACCTGCGCAAAGTATTCGAGACCGCCAAGATCCGCCACGCCAACGGCCAGGGCACATTGCTTTTCGTCGACGAAATCCACCGGTTCAACAAGGCGCAGCAAGACGGTTTCTTGCCCCATATGGAGGACGGCACGATCCTTCTGGTGGGGGCCACGACGGAAAACCCCTCGTTCGAGCTGAACGCCGCTGTGATGAGCCGATCTCAAGTGATGGTGCTGGAACGCCTCTCCGATGACGATCTGGAAGCGCTCCTGCAACGGGCCGAGACGGAACTGAACCGAAAACTGCCCCTTCTCCCCGATGCCCGCATTGCCCTGCGTGAAATGGCCGATGGCGACGGGCGGGCGATGCTGAACCTGGTGGAACAGGTCGCCTCCTGGGATGTGGCACCGCTCGATACCAAGGCGCTCGGCCAACGTCTGCAACGCCGCGCGGCGCAATACGACAAGTCGGGCGATGCCCATTACAACCTGATCTCTGCCTTGCACAAATCGGTGCGCGGCTCGGACCCTGACGCCGCGCTCTATTGGTTCGCCCGGATGCTGGAGGGCGGTGAAGACCCCCGCTATCTGGCCCGGCGGCTGACGCGCATGGCTGTGGAAGACATCGCCTTGGCCGATCCGCAGGCCAACCGTGTCTGTCTGGACGCTTGGGAAACCTATGAGCGCCTCGGCTCGCCCGAAGGTGAATTGGCGCTGAGCCAAGCGGTCGTCTATCTGGCCCTCGCGCCCAAATCCAACGCGGCCTATGTGGCCTATAAAACGGCGCGCGCCAGTGCCAAGTCCACGGGCTCTGCGATGCCGCCCAAGAACATCCTGAACGCGCCCACCTCGATGATGAAGGAACAGGGGTACGGCAAGGGTTATGAATACGACCACGACGCCGAAGATGGCTTCTCGGGCGCAAATTATTTCCCCGAAACGATGTCCCGCCCGAAGTTCTACGAACCCAAGGAACGCGGGTTCGAGCGGGATCTGCGCAAACGCGTTGACTGGTTCGAAGGGCTGCGTGCCAAACGCAACCGCTAG
- the crcB gene encoding fluoride efflux transporter CrcB, with the protein MITVLQIALGGAIGAVLRYLTGLGMLRVFGQGAFPLPILTVNIIGSLLMGVFVVVAEHRGLTHLSPFVMTGLLGGFTTFSAFSLETVTLYERGDVGQAATYVALSVGLSIAGLMAGLWLARGVFA; encoded by the coding sequence ATGATTACTGTCCTTCAAATTGCTCTCGGCGGTGCCATTGGCGCTGTACTGCGATACCTTACCGGTCTCGGAATGCTGCGTGTGTTCGGGCAAGGGGCGTTTCCGCTGCCGATCCTGACCGTAAACATCATCGGCTCGTTGTTGATGGGCGTCTTCGTGGTGGTCGCCGAGCACCGCGGCCTTACGCATCTGTCGCCTTTCGTCATGACCGGGTTGCTCGGTGGTTTCACGACGTTTTCGGCCTTCTCGCTGGAAACCGTGACGCTGTACGAGCGCGGCGATGTCGGCCAAGCGGCAACCTATGTGGCGCTATCGGTGGGGCTTTCCATCGCAGGATTAATGGCAGGCCTCTGGCTTGCCCGTGGGGTATTCGCATGA
- a CDS encoding HAD-IA family hydrolase — protein sequence MTLKLVIFDVDGTLVDSQGHIIASMDGAFAAHGLPSPGREAILSIVGLSLPEAFVQLVPHHTDKRESLTQAYKDTFVDLRASGKADSPLYPGAEAVLAGLSQQDDVLLGVATGKSRRGLDHLIEANGWEKTFQTLQVADHHPSKPHPSMVQTCLAETGVEAGSAIMVGDTSYDMEMARSAGVRGLGVGWGYHADDALTGAGAVQILRDFAEMPTALTALWEVQ from the coding sequence TTGACTTTGAAGCTGGTGATATTCGACGTCGATGGCACGCTGGTCGATAGCCAAGGCCACATCATCGCCTCGATGGATGGGGCGTTTGCGGCCCATGGGTTGCCCTCTCCGGGGCGCGAGGCGATCTTGTCCATCGTCGGCCTGTCCCTGCCCGAAGCCTTCGTGCAACTGGTCCCCCACCACACGGACAAACGCGAAAGCCTGACGCAGGCCTATAAGGATACATTCGTCGATCTTCGGGCGTCCGGCAAAGCAGACTCGCCGCTTTATCCCGGCGCAGAGGCCGTCTTGGCGGGGCTGTCGCAGCAAGATGATGTGTTGCTCGGGGTGGCGACGGGTAAATCCCGGCGGGGTTTGGACCATCTGATCGAAGCGAATGGCTGGGAAAAGACATTCCAGACGCTTCAAGTGGCCGATCATCATCCCTCCAAGCCGCACCCGTCCATGGTGCAGACGTGCCTGGCCGAGACCGGGGTAGAAGCGGGCAGCGCGATCATGGTGGGCGATACCAGTTATGACATGGAAATGGCGCGCAGCGCGGGGGTGCGCGGACTTGGGGTCGGCTGGGGTTACCACGCCGATGACGCTTTGACCGGGGCGGGCGCGGTTCAAATCCTGCGCGATTTCGCCGAGATGCCGACAGCCCTTACAGCCTTGTGGGAGGTCCAATGA